Proteins encoded within one genomic window of Tamandua tetradactyla isolate mTamTet1 chromosome 11, mTamTet1.pri, whole genome shotgun sequence:
- the LOC143649690 gene encoding olfactory receptor 7A10-like produces the protein MDPGNDTRVSEFLLWGFSEEPELQTFLFGLFLSMYLVTVCGNLLIILATITDSHLHTPMYFFLSNLSFIDICVSTTTIPKMLVSIQTHSKVITYAGCLTQMSFFILFEGLDDFILAVMAYDRFVAICHPLHYMVIMNPRLCVLLVLGSWVVSTLNSLFQSLLVLRLSYCTHLEIPHFFCDLDQMVQLSCSDTSINKVVMYFATGILGFGPFTGVIYSYSKIFSSVRVISSIRGMYKAFSTCASHLLVVFLFYCTLLGVYLSSTTSPNAHPSATASVMYTVVTPMLNPFIYSLRNKDVKGALKRLFLQNTTVKPGS, from the exons ATGGATCCAGGAAATGACACACGAgtttcagaatttcttctttgggGATTTTCAGAGGAACCAGAACTGCAGACATTCCTCTTTGGCCTCTTCCTGTCCATGTACCTGGTCACCGTCTGTGGGAACCTGCTCATCATTCTGGCCACCATCACTGACTCCCACcttcacacacccatgtacttcttcctctctaACCTGTCCTTTATTGACATCTGTGTGTCCACCACTACAATCCCAAAGATGCTAGTAAGCATCCAGACACACAGCAAAGTCATAACCTATGCAGGCTGCCTCACCCAGATGTCCTTTTTCATACTCTTTGAAGGGTTGGATGACTTCATCCTGGccgtgatggcctatgaccgcttcGTGGCCATCTGTCATCCCCTGCACTACATGGTCATCATGAACCCCCGGCTCTGTGTGCTGCTGGTTCTGGGGTCCTGGGTTGTAAGTACTTTGAATTCTTTGTTCCAAAGCTTACTGGTGTTACGCCTGTCTTATTGTACACATTTGGAGATCCCTCACTTTTTCTGTGACCTTGATCAGATGGTCCAACTTTCCTGTTCTGACACCTCCATCAATAAAGTAGTGATGTATTTTGCAACTGGGATCCTGGGTTTTGGTCCATTCACAGGTGTCATTTACTCTTATTCTAAGATTTTTTCCTCTGTGCGTGTGATCTCATCCATCCGGGGGATGTATAAAGCATTTTCCACCTGTGCATCTCACCTGTTAGTGGTCTTCTTATTTTATTGCACACTTTTAGGAGTGTATCTTAGTTCTACCACATCCCCAAATGCACATCCAAGTGCCACAGCCTCTGTGATGTACACTGTGGTCACgcccatgctgaaccccttcaTCTACAGCCTGAGGAATAAAGATGTGAAGGGGGCTCTGAAAAGATT atttttacaaaataCCACTGTAAAACCAGGATCCTAG